From Octopus sinensis unplaced genomic scaffold, ASM634580v1 Contig11382, whole genome shotgun sequence, one genomic window encodes:
- the LOC118761277 gene encoding uncharacterized protein LOC118761277: protein MRGRAKKKYYQKLKHKSKIYSVGLYVRLHKAGNRSRNYLFCRILSLYETVLNTKRMKIEHFHTYNQLYNSGDKINDNILIKSMKRNQKCFRVTDIADNISVVPYHEFLEIRNSDDVNKKLKTFYIQE, encoded by the exons ATGCGGGGTCGtgcgaagaaaaaatattatcaaaaactaaaacataaatctaaaatatattcg GTTGGTTTGTATGTAAGATTGCATAAAGCGGGAAATAGATCTCGAAACTATTTATTCTGCAGAATTTTGTCCTTATATGAAACTGTTCTGAACACAAAGAGAATGAAGATAgaacattttcatacatataatCAACTTTACAACTCTGGTGACAAAATTAACGAT AACATATTAATAAAATCTATGAAAAGGAATCAAAAGTGCTTCCGAGTGACAGATATTGCGGATAATATCAGCGTGGTACCATACCACGAATTTTTGGAGATAAGAAATAGTGACGACGTTAACAAAAAGCTTAAGACTTTTTATATTcaagaataa